The genomic region CCATGCCTCCTCCCCAGAAAAGAACCTAATCAGGTCCTAAAGGACAAGACCTCTCTGTAGCTGGTCAGAAAGGTTTGTACCTGGGAGTCCAAGAGTCACCACTGAGTTTCTTAAATAGTAAATAAACCTAGGCCCCTTCAAGTATTGGGTAAGAGCATAGATCTGAATATGTTTAAGTAATAGCTGGAGAAGCAAAGGCAGGGGGCAGCAGAGTTGGAGCAGGAAAGGCCATAAcctcattttatttgtatttcctcCTTACACAAAACCATCAAAATAGGAACaaagatggacagggaagagggCTGAAAATTTGTTCAATTCACATGTTCTCAGAGCTATCCCAGGGAGCCCTTGAGGCTGAGTGCCCGTTGGAGTAGCCACAGATCCAACATGAATTCCTCATGCTCAGGCCTGAAGTCTTCACAGATTGGTGGCATGAGCCCCACAATTCTCCTCCCTTGTCCATCTTGACATAAGGTAGGAAAGCAGACTGAAATGTTCCTCTCTGATGGGCACAGCGAATCAGAGCCCATGCTGTACTGCACCTTCTGTGCTACAGGAGCAGAACCTGCAGCTGCTTTCAAGGCTCCAGACACTTGCAGGCAGGGCTAGAGGCCGATGGTGTAAGAGCGGCCTGTGGGGTTGTGAATAGCAGAGCAGACCGGTGCCGTCACAGCCCACTCATACCACACCTTCTTAGAATTGCTGCATCTCCAGAAACGCACACAGATGGTCTGGCCTTCACGCACAGTAATGGGCTGCTATAAGAAGAAAGACAGGGAGGTTCAGGGTGGGGCTGATGAATTTTATGTGGCAAGGTACTAAGCTAAGTGTGGAGATCATGATCAAACATAACATTCCAACCTTCATGAGGTTTGAAGTCTATCAGAACAAATAATCAGAACTGAACAATCTGACACTGAACAAATAATCAAAAGTGGGATGAATGCTGTAAACTGGGACAGTACCTATGAAAAGTAATGCTAACCTAGTCTACAAGGTCAGGGAAAATTATCTGACAATAAGAATGTCTAAAAAGACCTGGAAGATAAAGTCACCTGGGTCAGAAAATGAGCCAAGAACTTTATAGGCAGAGGACAAAGGCATGAAACCCTGAGGCAGGAAAGAACATGGGGTATTAGAGGAACCAAAAGAAGGTCCAAGGACTGAAGCAATGTAAACAAAGGACAGCAGCTGAAAAGGCAGGTGAAAACTAGATCACACCAAGTCTAACAAAGATTTAAGACTTtatcctgggacttctctggtggtccagtggttaagactctgtacttccactgtgtggagcgtgggttcaatccctggtcagggaactaagattccacatgccatgtgccAAGGCCtaaaacaaaacagactttatCCTAAGGGAACTGGAAAGATATTGAAGGGTTTTaaaagcaggagagagagagaggatcagatttgtgtttttaaaagatgactCTTGCTCCAGGTACAGAATGGACAGAAGAATAGCCTAAGTAGATGTGGGAAGCCAGGTGGAAGGCCACTGCAAATATCCCAACATCTACAACTGCACGTGAGAGCAGCAGAACAAGGGTCACAGCCAAGTTTTAacctgggagaagggaaggggcagAACATCAATGCCATAAGTTACTTTTTAACCCAAGGAGCCTTAAGGTGATACCTACCTTAATGGGGAAGAGGATGGGAAACCATGAAAACATCCCAGGAGAGTGAGTCTCTGGACGGATACCTAAGTGGacaaatgataaaaatggagAATAACTGagtgctgtacacctgaaactaacacaacattgtatcaactatattccaataaaaattaacaacaacaacaaaaaaatgaggtCTCCGTGACTCCGTTTCTTGCCTAGGTTGAGGACAGTCTCTTCTGTAAACACAGAAACAAGTCATCAAAGATCCCCATTCACTGATTGCTCAGTTCCTTGTGACTCTAAATGCAACATGTATTAAATACACAAGCTGCCCAGGTAGCATACTCTTAAACCCCCATCCACTGCCCCAGACACTCACTCAGAGTGATGTCCTGATAAAGCACAGTCTCAAAGTAGCCTGCAAAACCATGCAGCACTGTGTTCACCTCCACAGGAAACTCCAAGGTACAGTAGCGATTGTTGTCAATCATAGGATCTGTCAGGGAAGAGCTGTGTGGGTGATGAGGAACCAGAAACCCTAGACAACTTGGTAAAACCTAAGCAGGAACCAGGAAAGGAAGCCTAGATAAGAGGCCAGATAGAGCCAGGACAGCAAGGGAAGAAACCAGGGAGGTGAGCTCCCCATTTAGTCAGAGGACAGCCATGCAGGAACCCACCTCTGTTAGGATGGCTGAAGGTAAAACAGGGCTGGGGCGCAGACAGCTGGTGGAAATTGTGCAGTCGTACCACATAAGGCATCTCAAACTGGGCCTGTcccaagagagagaaaatgatatCTGAAGAAGACAGGTGAGAGCTACCTAATTCCTCAGGGAATGCAGCTCAAGCTCTAAGGACATAGACAAAGATAAAATGTAGTTTCACTTCAGTTACTTTCCCACATCCCCAACTCCTTCACCTCTTCATCTCCAGTGGAAGAAAACAGTTATGCTGACAGAGAAAAAGGCAGGCATTAAAGACAGAAGAGACCGACTCTTTACCTCAGGATCACGGTCCTTTTCCCGACAGGCTCGGACCTCATTGTATAgcttggaggaggagatgggagcTAGAAAGGAGGTGTACTCCCCAGGGATGCTCACACCATCATCTGCAGAACAGAAGAGGCACATTACTTCCCACGGGATGGAAATGGTGCATCTGTACTGAAGGCCCAGACCTCCCACATCAAAAGAGACCCAGGCAGCTCCATGTtgccacattcccaggccaaccTGCCCCCAGCTCATGCCTGAAGGCATTCTACTTGCAGGTTAATTTAGAGTCAGGTAAGAGTAAAACTAGAAGGAACCCGAAGTATTCTAACCTAATGGTCCTTAACTTTCTTTCCTTTGAGCTAGTGATGAAAGCTAAGTCCAAGGTACATATCATAGCAGTTCAGGGAGTCCATAGATCTCAGACTAAGAATCTCTGctctgggggctttcctggtagctcagtggtaaagagtccatctgccaatgcagaagacatgggttcgatccctggtctggaacgATCCCACCTGCAGAGGAgtaactgagcccatgcaccacaactactacgCCCACACGCCCCAGAGCCTGCgccctgcaacaggagaagccactgcagtgagaagcccatgcactgcaactagagagcagcccccactctccccaactagagaaaagtccatgcagcaacaaagacccagcacacccataaatgactaaatattttttaaaagtttctgctCTGGTCCActcccctcattttacagatgtgaacaCCCACACCAGAGGTTTAGGGAGACTGTGTCACTTGCTAAGGGCACTGACCCAAGTCTGCCCTGCCTCCCCTAAACTCTGTAACCTCTTCTAAGCTGCTGCcacacccacccctccccagccccactgaGCCTTCCCAGTTGATAATCCAATCCCCTTATTCAGTACACCTCAGCCTGGATGCACCTTTGAGGAAGTGCTGGGCTCCATCCAGGCACTCAGGTGACAGTTCATTGTCAGCAAAGGACCCCAGAAGCTCACTGACGATGATATCTGCTTTCTCTGGAGCCACCCACTCCCGCATGTCCGATGAGACTACTGTCACCTGGCTTCCCCATTCTTCAAACTGCCAGTTCTCCAGCCTAAAACAGATGAAACAAgtcaggagaagaaagaaaaactggcaCTGGGGACAAACTTCCCAGCAACAAGGTTGCTACTCACGTCACCACAGCATTTGGGTTCTTCTCCACAGCATACAGCTTTATCCGCCGGTCAGCTTGCTTGGCGGCCCGCAGGGACGCATTCACCAGGGGCCCCCGGCCTGCTCCCAGCACCATTAGCACTCTAAGAAACAGAGGGAGCAGTCAAGCTGACTCTACATGTAGAGGCAGGCATGCACATCTCTGGGAATCAGGCAGAGAGCACTCACTGGATGTTGGTGTCCTTCTCTTCCTCTGGCACTCGATCTAACAGACATTTATAGATGGCctggggggaaggagggaagaccTTGTGGCTATAATGCCATCTTCACCCAGGTCATCCCAGCCCTTTGCCTGACACTGAGACCCACACTGTACCTGCTGGTACTGAGAGTATTTGATGGGGTCCTTTTCGAACACTTCGTATGTCTGAGATTCCAGGTTATCCATCAGTGGCTAAAGAATGAGAGGAAAAAGACAGAGTAAGTTAGCCACTTTCTGGCAAAGACAATGGTATTCTGCACAATGCAGAATACCAAAACCTTCCCACTGTCTCCTGAGCTCTGGTGAGATTTTATGGTACCTGCTCTCAAGATACATTtcttccccccacctccaccctcttAGTGCACTCCAGACCCACCTGGAGTGGGGACTGCAGGTAATCTTCATAGCCCTTGGCAAAGAGTTCGTAGGCATTGGGTGGAGGTCGGTTCTGGCTCAGGTATTCCAAGTATTGGAGGTAGGAGCAGAACTCCTTCTCTGAGTGGTGGTTGGTGCCTGTGATGATGAACTGTACCTCCAACTGTGAGAATAAGTAAGGCCATCAGACACAGTCCTTGAACCAAGAGGATATTATTGAAGTTTTTGGCCAAAGAGCTCCAGCATAAAATAAGGCGCAGATTACCAAATACCTCTCAATACCAACAAAAGCACAAAGAGCCCGCCTGTACCACATAAGCATCACCCTGGCACAAGGGACCCCATGGATCACTGCCTTAACTTCTTACATCACACTTTCTGCAAAGTTCTCATGAGACCCGATTCCTTTTGAAATGTTTCTGGGGCTTCTACTGCTATTTGTCCTTTTGCTCTCAAGGCCCCCAACTTTGCTGAAATTGCTCTCCAGAAATTAGAGAGGAAGAGTcagccccacacacacacacaaaaattcccATTACATATATGTGATTAAAACAAGAAGATTAGCTGGAACACCTTTAGAATCCTTCCACTACACACCTTGAGAAGTCGGAAGATCAGCCTCTGGTGCATCTTAGAAAGAACAGGAAATCCCTTCTTATTGGTCAGGAAAATGCTGGTGGGGAGAATGGCTGCTTTGATGGGCTCCCCAAGCCAACGATCAATGACATGATTAGATGGGAGGTCAGCACCAAtttcaagagctacaaaagggaaaacaaagacCTGTCAATCACATAGGCCAGAATATTTGCGTGCTCTTTTGTGCAAGACCTGTCTCCTCCTTAAGAGCAAGGCAGACTAAAGCATGGATAAAGTATGCCCCAGCAGCCAAGCACACATGAGACTCCTGATTTTAAGTCACAGGACTTCAGAGAAGGATAACCTATCCCAGGATCTTTGTGGACTTACCCACTGCAATCCTCTTGCTATAATCACACAAGGTCCGGAAGTTGTGCCACCTGCGCAGAGTCAAAATACAGaagttagttgcttagtcgtgtccaactctttgtgaccccacggacggtagccctccaggctcctctgtccacggtattttccaggcaagaacactagagtgggttgccagttccttctccaggggatcttcctgacctagggattgaacccagtctccagcattgcaggcagactctttactgtctgagccaccagggaagctccaccaAAGACATATGGCCCACCAATCACCACACCTCAGGGAGACCTTCCTACAGGTTCCACTCTGTTTCCCTCCACCCCAAGCACAGCAGCAAAAGGAAACATACCACATCCATGTCTTCTCCTCTCCACTGTACTCCGCTGTGTGTGAAGTTGGTGCGTTCTCAATTATATCATCTCTCAGGTCCTCTGGTGCCACCAATGGCACCCGCATCCAGAACTGCACATGAACAATAAATAGGTTCAACACCCTATTTAGAACTCTATTGTGAACCCATTGAGTCCAGAAAgcttccttcaattaaaaagatctTGATCCAGATTTCAAGCTAATCTCCTTATATCCTTTCCCCAATTTGTGATTACATGTTGTCTTTTATCTCTGGAAGTTGCGGGAAGTAACTGATATTCTATACGTTTTATAATACTTTGCTTACCACTCTTAGTTGTGGGTAGGCAGTACTGACATTTCAATTCTCCCAAATGCACCCTTTACTGAATGGCTAGGAACAAGAAGATACTCAGCACAGCCTGACTATCACAACATGCAGCAGGAAAGGAGGCCCTCGCCATACCATGGAGGAGTGGTGGCCAGTGTGGATGTGATTGGTCAAAACTCTCGCCAAGTTTGTGTTATCTTCCTGATTTAGGGGCAGCAAGAAAGCTG from Dama dama isolate Ldn47 chromosome 12, ASM3311817v1, whole genome shotgun sequence harbors:
- the PRMT5 gene encoding protein arginine N-methyltransferase 5 isoform X1, whose product is MAAMAVGGAGGSRVSSGRDLNCVPEIADTLGAVAKQGFDFLCMPVFHPRFKREFTQEPAKSRPGPQTRSDLLLSGRDWNTLIVGKLSPWIRPDSKVEKIRRNSEAAMLQELNFGAYLGLPAFLLPLNQEDNTNLARVLTNHIHTGHHSSMFWMRVPLVAPEDLRDDIIENAPTSHTAEYSGEEKTWMWWHNFRTLCDYSKRIAVALEIGADLPSNHVIDRWLGEPIKAAILPTSIFLTNKKGFPVLSKMHQRLIFRLLKLEVQFIITGTNHHSEKEFCSYLQYLEYLSQNRPPPNAYELFAKGYEDYLQSPLQPLMDNLESQTYEVFEKDPIKYSQYQQAIYKCLLDRVPEEEKDTNIQVLMVLGAGRGPLVNASLRAAKQADRRIKLYAVEKNPNAVVTLENWQFEEWGSQVTVVSSDMREWVAPEKADIIVSELLGSFADNELSPECLDGAQHFLKDDGVSIPGEYTSFLAPISSSKLYNEVRACREKDRDPEAQFEMPYVVRLHNFHQLSAPQPCFTFSHPNRDPMIDNNRYCTLEFPVEVNTVLHGFAGYFETVLYQDITLSIRPETHSPGMFSWFPILFPIKQPITVREGQTICVRFWRCSNSKKVWYEWAVTAPVCSAIHNPTGRSYTIGL
- the PRMT5 gene encoding protein arginine N-methyltransferase 5 isoform X3, with protein sequence MLQELNFGAYLGLPAFLLPLNQEDNTNLARVLTNHIHTGHHSSMFWMRVPLVAPEDLRDDIIENAPTSHTAEYSGEEKTWMWWHNFRTLCDYSKRIAVALEIGADLPSNHVIDRWLGEPIKAAILPTSIFLTNKKGFPVLSKMHQRLIFRLLKLEVQFIITGTNHHSEKEFCSYLQYLEYLSQNRPPPNAYELFAKGYEDYLQSPLQPLMDNLESQTYEVFEKDPIKYSQYQQAIYKCLLDRVPEEEKDTNIQVLMVLGAGRGPLVNASLRAAKQADRRIKLYAVEKNPNAVVTLENWQFEEWGSQVTVVSSDMREWVAPEKADIIVSELLGSFADNELSPECLDGAQHFLKDDGVSIPGEYTSFLAPISSSKLYNEVRACREKDRDPEAQFEMPYVVRLHNFHQLSAPQPCFTFSHPNRDPMIDNNRYCTLEFPVEVNTVLHGFAGYFETVLYQDITLSIRPETHSPGMFSWFPILFPIKQPITVREGQTICVRFWRCSNSKKVWYEWAVTAPVCSAIHNPTGRSYTIGL
- the PRMT5 gene encoding protein arginine N-methyltransferase 5 isoform X2, with amino-acid sequence MPVFHPRFKREFTQEPAKSRPGPQTRSDLLLSGRDWNTLIVGKLSPWIRPDSKVEKIRRNSEAAMLQELNFGAYLGLPAFLLPLNQEDNTNLARVLTNHIHTGHHSSMFWMRVPLVAPEDLRDDIIENAPTSHTAEYSGEEKTWMWWHNFRTLCDYSKRIAVALEIGADLPSNHVIDRWLGEPIKAAILPTSIFLTNKKGFPVLSKMHQRLIFRLLKLEVQFIITGTNHHSEKEFCSYLQYLEYLSQNRPPPNAYELFAKGYEDYLQSPLQPLMDNLESQTYEVFEKDPIKYSQYQQAIYKCLLDRVPEEEKDTNIQVLMVLGAGRGPLVNASLRAAKQADRRIKLYAVEKNPNAVVTLENWQFEEWGSQVTVVSSDMREWVAPEKADIIVSELLGSFADNELSPECLDGAQHFLKDDGVSIPGEYTSFLAPISSSKLYNEVRACREKDRDPEAQFEMPYVVRLHNFHQLSAPQPCFTFSHPNRDPMIDNNRYCTLEFPVEVNTVLHGFAGYFETVLYQDITLSIRPETHSPGMFSWFPILFPIKQPITVREGQTICVRFWRCSNSKKVWYEWAVTAPVCSAIHNPTGRSYTIGL